A genome region from Carya illinoinensis cultivar Pawnee chromosome 2, C.illinoinensisPawnee_v1, whole genome shotgun sequence includes the following:
- the LOC122300189 gene encoding vesicle transport protein GOT1-like, with the protein MVSFEMNDRKKIGIGLTGFGIFFSFLGIIFFFDKGFLAMGNILFFSGVTLTIGLKSSMHFFMKRQNFKGTISFGVGFFFVVIGWPILGMILEAYGFIVLFSGFWPTLAVFLQKIPVLGWFFQQPYVRSFLDRYRGRRVPV; encoded by the exons ATGGTTTCCTTTGAGATGAATGACCGAAAGA AGATTGGGATAGGATTGACAGGATTTggcatatttttctcattcctgggaatcatctttttctttgacAAGGGATTCCTTGCCATGGGAAAT ATACTCTTCTTCTCAGGGGTGACTCTAACCATTGGACTGAAGTCCTCTATGCATTTCTTCATGAAACGGCAAAACTTCAAG GGAACAATTTCATTTGGTGTTGGCTTCTTCTTTGTTGTAATAGGATGGCCTATTTTGGGCATGATTTTGGAGGCATATGGGTTCATTGTACTCTTCAG TGGCTTCTGGCCTACACTGGCAGTTTTTCTGCAAAAGATTCCTGTTCTTGGTTGGTTTTTCCAACAGCCATATGTCAGATCG TTCCTTGATCGGTACCGGGGCAGACGGGTTCCTGTATAA